Proteins encoded by one window of Streptomyces sp. ALI-76-A:
- a CDS encoding sugar ABC transporter substrate-binding protein, translating into MDRSSHFRSRRVAPFVAVAAAAALTLAGCSSSSGGKKAEESEAGASAGKATTPRMTVALVTHQSPGDTFWDIVRKGAEAAAAKDNIKLIYSADPNAGNQANLVQNAIDQKVDGIAITLAKPDALKDVVSKAKAANIPVVGLNSGVSEWQKLGLMEFFGQDETVAGEALGKRLNEAGAKNAVCVIQEQGNIGLTQRCDGVDKTFTGKLQTLNVNGTDMPSVKSTITAKLSQDKSVDYIVALGAPFALTAAQSVSEAGSKAKVATFDLNKALTTAISDGTIQFAVDQQPYLQGYLAVDSLWLYKNNGNYSGGGEQPVLTGPAFVDKSNVDRVAEFAAKGTR; encoded by the coding sequence ATGGACCGCTCGTCTCACTTCCGTTCCCGCAGAGTCGCCCCCTTCGTGGCAGTCGCCGCGGCGGCGGCTCTGACCCTCGCAGGCTGCTCCAGCAGCTCCGGCGGCAAGAAGGCCGAGGAGAGCGAGGCGGGGGCCTCCGCGGGCAAGGCCACCACGCCCCGGATGACCGTCGCCCTGGTGACCCACCAGTCGCCCGGCGACACCTTCTGGGACATCGTCCGCAAGGGCGCGGAGGCCGCCGCCGCCAAGGACAACATCAAGCTCATCTACTCGGCCGACCCGAACGCGGGCAACCAGGCCAACCTGGTGCAGAACGCGATCGACCAGAAGGTCGACGGCATCGCGATCACCCTGGCCAAGCCGGACGCCCTCAAGGACGTGGTGAGCAAGGCCAAGGCCGCGAACATACCCGTGGTCGGGCTCAACTCCGGTGTGAGCGAATGGCAGAAGCTCGGCCTCATGGAGTTCTTCGGCCAGGACGAGACGGTCGCCGGTGAAGCGCTCGGCAAGCGGCTGAACGAGGCGGGCGCCAAGAACGCCGTCTGCGTCATCCAGGAGCAGGGCAACATCGGCCTCACCCAGCGCTGCGACGGCGTGGACAAGACGTTCACCGGCAAGCTGCAGACCCTGAACGTCAACGGCACCGACATGCCGTCCGTGAAGTCGACGATCACCGCCAAGCTCAGCCAGGACAAGAGCGTCGACTACATCGTCGCGCTCGGCGCCCCCTTCGCGCTGACCGCGGCGCAGTCGGTGTCCGAGGCCGGCAGCAAGGCCAAGGTCGCCACCTTCGACCTCAACAAGGCTCTGACGACCGCCATCTCCGACGGCACGATCCAGTTCGCGGTCGACCAGCAGCCCTACCTCCAGGGCTACCTGGCGGTGGACTCCCTGTGGCTCTACAAGAACAACGGCAACTACAGCGGCGGCGGTGAGCAGCCGGTGCTGACCGGCCCGGCCTTCGTCGACAAGTCCAACGTCGACAGGGTCGCGGAGTTCGCCGCGAAGGGCACTCGGTGA
- a CDS encoding ABC transporter permease: MSMTHQAAPAVTSPPAPGPKESDGRTTRRPLTFRLLARPEVGVFLGAVAVFVFFLITAPPVRDGSSMANILYQSSTIGIMALPVALLMIGGEFDLSAGVAVVTSALTASMLSYQLTMNVWVGVVVALLVSLGVGLFNGWMLVRTGLPSFLVTLGTFLILQGVNLAVTKLVTGNVATDDISTMDGFDQAKSLFASSFDVGGVQVKITVVWWLVFAAIATWVLLRTKYGNWIFAVGGNKESARAVGVPVTFTKISLFMLVGFGAWFVGMHQLFSFNTVQSGEGVGQELIYIAAAVIGGCLLTGGYGSAIGPLFGAFMFGMVQQGIVYAGWNPDWFKAFLGVMLLGAVLINLWVQRTATRR, encoded by the coding sequence ATGAGTATGACCCATCAGGCTGCGCCGGCGGTGACCTCACCGCCGGCTCCCGGCCCGAAGGAGTCCGACGGCCGGACCACCCGACGTCCCCTGACCTTCAGGCTGCTGGCCCGGCCCGAGGTGGGTGTGTTCCTCGGTGCCGTGGCGGTGTTCGTGTTCTTCCTGATCACGGCCCCGCCGGTGCGCGACGGCAGCTCCATGGCGAACATCCTGTACCAGTCCTCGACGATCGGGATCATGGCGCTCCCGGTCGCGCTGCTGATGATCGGCGGCGAGTTCGACCTGTCCGCCGGTGTCGCGGTGGTCACCTCGGCACTGACCGCGAGCATGCTCAGCTACCAGCTGACCATGAACGTCTGGGTCGGCGTGGTCGTCGCCCTGCTGGTGTCCCTCGGAGTCGGCCTGTTCAACGGCTGGATGCTGGTCAGGACCGGCCTGCCGAGCTTCCTGGTCACCCTGGGCACCTTCCTGATCCTGCAAGGTGTGAACCTCGCGGTGACCAAGCTGGTCACCGGCAACGTCGCCACCGACGACATCAGCACCATGGACGGCTTCGACCAGGCCAAGTCGCTGTTCGCGTCGTCCTTCGACGTCGGCGGCGTCCAGGTGAAGATCACCGTGGTGTGGTGGCTGGTGTTCGCCGCGATCGCCACCTGGGTGCTGCTGCGCACCAAGTACGGCAACTGGATCTTCGCGGTCGGCGGCAACAAGGAGAGCGCGCGGGCCGTGGGTGTGCCGGTGACGTTCACCAAGATCTCGCTGTTCATGCTGGTCGGCTTCGGCGCCTGGTTCGTCGGCATGCACCAGCTGTTCTCCTTCAACACCGTGCAGTCCGGCGAGGGCGTGGGCCAGGAGCTCATCTACATCGCCGCCGCGGTCATCGGCGGCTGCCTGCTGACCGGCGGCTACGGTTCCGCGATCGGCCCGCTCTTCGGCGCGTTCATGTTCGGCATGGTGCAGCAGGGCATCGTCTACGCCGGCTGGAACCCCGACTGGTTCAAGGCCTTCCTCGGCGTGATGCTGCTCGGCGCCGTCCTGATCAATCTGTGGGTCCAGCGCACGGCGACCCGGAGGTAA
- a CDS encoding ATP-binding cassette domain-containing protein yields the protein MLVDTDSDRTPGPDAAIVELRGAGKSYGNIRALHGVDLTVHPGRVTCVLGDNGAGKSTLIKIVSGLHQHTEGDFLVDDVPVRFSTPREALDKGIATVYQDLATVPLMPVWRNFFLGSEMTKGPWPFRRLDIERMKRTADEELRNMGIVLDDLEQPIGTLSGGQRQCVAIARAVYFGARVLILDEPTAALGVKQSGVVLKYIAAARDRGLGVIFITHNPHHAYMVGDHFSVLRLGTMELSAPRSEVSLEELTNHMAGGTELAALKHELSQVRGVDVERLPEEGDLTASVAPASEGMS from the coding sequence GTGCTCGTCGACACCGACAGCGACAGGACGCCCGGCCCGGACGCGGCGATCGTCGAACTGCGTGGTGCGGGCAAGTCGTACGGCAACATCCGCGCCCTGCACGGCGTCGACCTGACCGTCCATCCCGGCCGGGTCACCTGCGTCCTCGGGGACAACGGCGCCGGCAAGTCCACCCTCATCAAGATCGTTTCGGGGCTGCACCAGCACACCGAGGGCGACTTCCTCGTCGACGACGTCCCCGTACGCTTCTCCACCCCGCGCGAAGCCCTCGACAAGGGCATCGCCACCGTCTACCAGGACCTGGCGACCGTCCCGCTGATGCCGGTGTGGCGCAACTTCTTCCTCGGCTCCGAGATGACGAAGGGGCCCTGGCCGTTCCGCCGCCTCGACATCGAGCGGATGAAGCGGACCGCGGACGAGGAACTGCGCAACATGGGCATCGTCCTCGACGACCTGGAACAGCCCATCGGCACCCTCTCCGGCGGCCAGCGCCAGTGCGTGGCGATCGCCCGCGCCGTCTACTTCGGTGCCCGCGTCCTCATCCTGGACGAGCCGACCGCCGCTCTCGGCGTCAAGCAGTCCGGTGTCGTGCTGAAGTACATCGCCGCCGCCCGTGACCGTGGCCTCGGCGTCATCTTCATCACCCACAACCCGCACCACGCCTACATGGTCGGCGACCACTTCAGCGTGCTGCGGCTGGGCACGATGGAACTGTCCGCGCCGCGCAGCGAGGTCAGCCTCGAGGAGCTGACCAACCACATGGCGGGCGGCACCGAACTCGCCGCTCTCAAGCACGAGTTGTCCCAGGTGCGCGGCGTCGACGTCGAGAGACTCCCGGAAGAGGGGGACCTCACCGCGTCCGTGGCGCCGGCTTCCGAAGGGATGTCGTGA
- a CDS encoding Gfo/Idh/MocA family oxidoreductase produces the protein MTRRGTLGVAVIGTGRMGADHVRRIHQVTSGARVTAVVDIDAERAKAVAATVDGCAAYTDPVAAMAAADVDAVLVASPGPAHEAALLAAFARDLPVLCEKPLTPDAASALRVMEAERRLGRRRVQVGFMRRYDAEYRKLKALLETGQLGRPLMLHHRHRNVAGPPGFTSDMLISDSVAHETDVTRWLLGQEITAVTVLRPRPSANAPDGLQDPQFVVFETDGGAIVDVEMFVNCGFGYQVQAEMVCERGTARIGDGHAMVTHMAARWGGTIAQDFTERFADAYDREIQAWVDATRHGEVTGPSVWDGYAAAAVCEAGVRALTEGSRVEVELVERPTLYG, from the coding sequence ATGACGCGTCGAGGAACGCTCGGAGTCGCCGTCATCGGCACCGGACGGATGGGCGCCGACCATGTGCGCCGCATCCACCAGGTCACCAGCGGAGCCCGGGTGACCGCCGTCGTGGACATCGACGCGGAACGCGCCAAGGCGGTCGCCGCCACCGTCGACGGCTGCGCCGCCTACACCGATCCGGTCGCCGCGATGGCGGCGGCGGACGTCGACGCCGTCCTGGTCGCCTCCCCGGGGCCCGCCCACGAGGCGGCCCTGCTGGCGGCCTTCGCACGCGACCTGCCAGTGCTGTGCGAGAAGCCGCTCACCCCGGACGCGGCCTCCGCGCTGCGGGTGATGGAGGCGGAGCGGCGCCTGGGCCGGCGCCGGGTCCAGGTCGGCTTCATGCGGCGCTACGACGCCGAGTACCGGAAGCTCAAGGCGCTGCTGGAGACCGGGCAGTTGGGGCGTCCGCTGATGCTGCACCACCGGCATCGCAACGTGGCCGGCCCGCCCGGGTTCACCAGCGACATGCTGATCAGCGACTCCGTCGCGCACGAGACGGACGTGACGCGCTGGCTGCTCGGCCAGGAGATCACGGCCGTCACGGTGCTGCGTCCGCGGCCGTCGGCGAACGCGCCGGACGGCCTCCAGGACCCCCAGTTCGTCGTGTTCGAGACCGACGGCGGCGCGATCGTCGACGTCGAGATGTTCGTCAACTGCGGCTTCGGCTACCAGGTCCAGGCCGAGATGGTCTGCGAACGGGGCACCGCCCGCATCGGCGACGGCCACGCCATGGTGACCCACATGGCCGCCCGCTGGGGCGGCACCATCGCCCAGGACTTCACCGAACGCTTCGCCGACGCCTACGACCGCGAGATCCAGGCCTGGGTCGACGCCACCCGTCACGGCGAGGTCACCGGCCCCAGCGTCTGGGACGGGTACGCGGCGGCAGCGGTCTGCGAGGCGGGGGTACGGGCCCTGACGGAGGGCAGCCGGGTCGAGGTGGAACTGGTCGAGCGGCCCACGCTGTACGGGTGA
- a CDS encoding Gfo/Idh/MocA family oxidoreductase: MRIGILGLGRIGAFHAETLSGLDVVESLVLADPFADAAKSAAERFGGEVADSPEAVLAAGVDGIVVAAATDAHPALILAAVEAGVPVFCEKPVARTMREGVEVLKAVQGSAVPIQIGYNRRFDAGFVAARAAVRSGELGTLHTVRSTTLDPAPPPAAYIAASGGIFRDCSVHDFDIIRWVTGREVTEVYAVGGNRGADFIKAAGDADTTGAILTLDDGTIAVVSNSRHNARGYDVRMEIHGFADSIAVGLEDKLPLRSVEPGVTFPAGTPHDFFMDRFTAAYRAELTAFTEVVAGTRPSPCTIEDALEAGWIADACTLSLREHRPVTVQEVREA; the protein is encoded by the coding sequence ATGCGCATCGGAATCCTCGGCCTCGGCCGCATCGGCGCCTTCCACGCCGAGACCCTCTCCGGACTCGACGTGGTCGAGTCGCTCGTCCTCGCCGACCCGTTCGCCGACGCCGCGAAGTCGGCCGCCGAGCGGTTCGGCGGCGAGGTCGCGGACTCCCCCGAGGCGGTGCTGGCCGCCGGGGTGGACGGCATCGTCGTGGCGGCGGCCACCGACGCCCACCCGGCGCTGATCCTGGCCGCCGTCGAGGCGGGTGTGCCCGTCTTCTGCGAGAAGCCCGTCGCCCGGACCATGCGCGAGGGCGTCGAGGTGCTCAAGGCCGTCCAGGGCTCGGCCGTCCCGATCCAGATCGGCTACAACCGGCGCTTCGACGCCGGGTTCGTCGCCGCGCGGGCCGCGGTGCGCAGCGGTGAGCTGGGCACGCTGCACACCGTGCGGTCGACCACGCTGGACCCGGCGCCGCCGCCGGCCGCGTACATCGCCGCCTCCGGCGGCATCTTCCGCGACTGCTCGGTGCACGACTTCGACATCATCCGCTGGGTGACCGGCCGCGAGGTGACCGAGGTGTACGCGGTCGGCGGCAACCGGGGCGCCGACTTCATCAAGGCGGCCGGTGACGCCGACACCACCGGAGCGATCCTCACCCTGGACGACGGGACCATCGCGGTGGTCTCCAACTCCCGCCACAACGCCCGCGGTTACGACGTCCGCATGGAGATCCACGGCTTCGCGGACTCCATCGCCGTCGGCCTGGAGGACAAGCTGCCACTGCGGTCGGTCGAGCCCGGCGTGACCTTCCCGGCGGGCACCCCGCACGACTTCTTCATGGACCGCTTCACCGCGGCCTACCGCGCCGAACTCACCGCGTTCACCGAGGTCGTGGCCGGCACCCGGCCCTCCCCGTGCACGATCGAGGACGCCCTGGAGGCAGGCTGGATCGCCGACGCCTGCACCCTGTCACTGCGCGAGCACCGCCCCGTCACCGTCCAGGAGGTCCGAGAGGCCTGA
- a CDS encoding SDR family oxidoreductase has product MGLLDDRIVLVNGGSQGVGAAIARAAVREGAQVAVTGRRREPGEALVAELAAAGGKALFVRADLADAEQAKASVAEVIDAYGRVDCLVNSAGLTSRGTLLDTTPELFDQHIAINLKAPFFAMQAAVADMVGRGAPGTVVNIITSSAHGGQPFLAPYVAAKAGLIGLTRNAAHAHRFDRVRINGLNIGWTATEGEDATQKAFHGAGDDWREQAAARLPMGKLGQPDEIADFVVLLLSERSGVVTGSVIDWDQNVLGGLD; this is encoded by the coding sequence ATGGGACTTCTCGACGACAGGATCGTCCTCGTCAACGGCGGCAGTCAGGGCGTGGGCGCCGCGATCGCCCGGGCCGCGGTCCGGGAGGGCGCCCAGGTCGCCGTCACCGGGCGGCGCCGGGAGCCCGGCGAGGCACTGGTGGCGGAGCTGGCCGCGGCCGGCGGAAAGGCCCTGTTCGTCCGGGCCGACCTGGCGGACGCCGAGCAGGCGAAGGCCTCCGTCGCCGAGGTGATCGACGCGTACGGCCGCGTCGACTGCCTGGTGAACTCCGCGGGCCTCACCTCCCGGGGCACCCTGCTGGACACCACGCCCGAACTGTTCGACCAGCACATCGCGATCAACCTGAAGGCGCCGTTCTTCGCCATGCAGGCCGCCGTCGCGGACATGGTGGGCCGGGGGGCGCCGGGCACGGTCGTCAACATCATCACGTCCTCCGCGCACGGCGGGCAGCCGTTCCTCGCCCCGTACGTCGCCGCGAAGGCCGGGCTGATCGGCCTGACCCGCAACGCGGCGCACGCCCACCGCTTCGACCGGGTCCGCATCAACGGCCTCAACATCGGCTGGACCGCGACCGAGGGCGAGGACGCCACCCAGAAGGCCTTCCACGGCGCCGGGGACGACTGGCGCGAGCAGGCCGCCGCACGGCTGCCGATGGGCAAGCTGGGCCAGCCGGACGAGATCGCGGACTTCGTGGTCCTCCTGCTGTCGGAGCGGTCCGGCGTCGTGACCGGTTCGGTGATCGACTGGGACCAGAACGTCCTCGGCGGCCTCGACTGA
- a CDS encoding phytanoyl-CoA dioxygenase family protein — MSVTAAGHRAWLTEQDCDLDAFRSLVERSTDLADHPHASAVEDDVLVYDSDRLRAAGASREVRAELVRALTDGPGVLVFRGAFPDPAVVDRASAVFDALITEQNASGAPAGDHFARPGANERVWNALEKTALYDPEAFADYYANEILALVSAAWLGPGYQVTSQVNVVNPGGAAQTAHRDYHLGFLSNETAAAYPSHVHRLSPALTLQGAVAHCDMPVESGPTLYLPYSQAYEPGYLAWRLPEFQAYFKAHHVQLPLAKGDAVFFNPAVFHGAGTNRTLNVRRTANLLQVSSAFGRAMETVDREAVANAVFPVLRRRRAEGAGEGWLERVIAASAEGYPFPTNLDSDPPVDGMAPPSQADVVRRALDEGWTPRTLRDALRTGAVRRES, encoded by the coding sequence ATGTCCGTCACCGCCGCTGGACACCGTGCCTGGCTGACCGAGCAGGACTGCGACCTCGACGCCTTCCGCTCGCTGGTCGAACGCTCCACGGACCTCGCCGACCACCCGCACGCCTCGGCGGTCGAGGACGACGTCCTGGTGTACGACAGCGACCGGCTCCGCGCGGCCGGCGCCTCCCGTGAGGTACGGGCCGAGCTGGTCCGGGCCCTCACCGACGGCCCCGGTGTGCTGGTGTTCCGGGGGGCCTTCCCCGACCCGGCGGTGGTGGACCGGGCCAGCGCCGTGTTCGACGCGCTGATCACCGAGCAGAACGCCTCGGGCGCCCCGGCCGGCGACCACTTCGCCCGGCCGGGCGCCAACGAGCGGGTCTGGAACGCGCTGGAGAAGACGGCGCTCTACGACCCGGAGGCGTTCGCCGACTACTACGCCAACGAGATCCTGGCGCTGGTCTCGGCCGCCTGGCTGGGCCCCGGCTACCAGGTCACCTCGCAGGTCAACGTGGTGAATCCGGGCGGCGCCGCGCAGACCGCGCACCGCGACTACCACCTGGGCTTCCTCTCCAACGAGACCGCCGCGGCCTACCCCTCGCACGTCCACCGCCTCTCCCCCGCGCTCACCCTCCAGGGGGCGGTCGCGCACTGCGACATGCCCGTGGAGTCCGGGCCGACGCTGTACCTGCCGTACTCGCAGGCGTACGAGCCCGGCTACCTCGCCTGGCGGCTGCCGGAGTTCCAGGCGTACTTCAAGGCGCACCACGTCCAGCTCCCGCTGGCGAAGGGCGACGCCGTCTTCTTCAACCCGGCCGTCTTCCACGGGGCGGGCACCAACCGCACCCTGAACGTGCGCCGCACGGCCAACCTGCTCCAGGTGTCCTCGGCCTTCGGGCGGGCCATGGAGACGGTGGACCGGGAAGCGGTCGCCAACGCCGTCTTCCCCGTGCTGCGCAGGCGCCGGGCCGAAGGGGCGGGCGAGGGGTGGCTGGAGCGCGTGATCGCCGCGAGCGCCGAGGGCTACCCGTTCCCCACCAACCTCGACAGTGATCCGCCGGTCGACGGCATGGCGCCGCCCTCGCAGGCGGACGTCGTCCGGCGCGCGCTGGACGAGGGCTGGACGCCGCGGACGCTGCGGGACGCGCTGCGGACCGGCGCCGTACGGCGCGAGAGCTGA
- a CDS encoding LacI family DNA-binding transcriptional regulator, producing MGHPFAIREIARQAGLSEATVDRVLNGRGGVRESTAREVRQAVADLDRQRTQVRLVGRTFMIDIVMQTPERFSTAVRAALEAELPALHPAVVRSRFHFRETGPVEELTRTLDRIARRGSQGVVLKAPDVPEAAAAVGRLAEAGIPVVTLVTDLPSTARLGYVGIDNRAAGATAAYLMGQWLGDRPGNVLTSLSSGFFRNEEEREMGFRGAMRARHPQRTLVEIAEGQGLDATQYDLVRAALERDPDILAVYSIGGGNIATLRAFQDLGRECVVFVAHDLDHDNTRLLREHRLSAVLHHDLRQDLREACHLVMRAHGALPPAGPTPPSAIQVVTPYNMPPQATAG from the coding sequence GTGGGTCATCCCTTCGCGATCCGGGAGATCGCACGTCAGGCGGGCCTGAGCGAGGCCACCGTCGACCGGGTGCTCAACGGCCGGGGCGGGGTGCGCGAGAGCACCGCGCGGGAGGTCCGCCAGGCCGTCGCCGACCTGGACCGGCAGCGCACCCAGGTCCGGCTGGTCGGCCGCACCTTCATGATCGACATCGTGATGCAGACGCCGGAACGGTTCTCCACCGCCGTACGGGCCGCCCTGGAGGCCGAGCTGCCCGCCCTGCACCCGGCGGTCGTGCGCTCCCGCTTCCACTTCCGCGAGACCGGCCCGGTGGAGGAACTGACCCGGACCCTGGACCGGATCGCCCGGCGCGGCTCGCAGGGCGTGGTCCTCAAGGCGCCCGACGTCCCCGAGGCCGCCGCCGCCGTCGGCCGGCTCGCGGAGGCGGGCATCCCCGTCGTCACCCTGGTCACCGACCTGCCCTCCACCGCACGCCTGGGCTACGTCGGCATAGACAACCGGGCCGCCGGCGCCACCGCCGCGTACCTCATGGGCCAGTGGCTCGGCGACCGCCCCGGCAACGTGCTGACCAGCCTCAGCAGCGGCTTCTTCCGCAACGAGGAGGAGCGCGAGATGGGCTTCCGCGGGGCCATGCGCGCCCGGCACCCGCAGCGCACGCTGGTCGAGATCGCGGAAGGCCAGGGCCTGGACGCCACCCAGTACGACCTCGTCCGGGCCGCGCTGGAGCGGGACCCGGACATCCTCGCGGTCTATTCGATCGGCGGCGGCAACATCGCCACCCTGCGCGCCTTCCAGGACCTCGGCCGTGAGTGCGTGGTGTTCGTCGCCCACGACCTCGACCACGACAACACCCGCCTGCTGCGCGAGCACCGGCTGTCCGCCGTGCTCCACCACGACCTGCGCCAGGACCTGCGCGAGGCCTGCCACCTCGTGATGCGCGCCCACGGCGCCCTGCCGCCCGCGGGGCCCACCCCGCCGTCGGCGATCCAGGTGGTCACGCCCTACAACATGCCGCCGCAGGCCACCGCCGGATGA
- a CDS encoding Gfo/Idh/MocA family oxidoreductase, with product MVDALGVAVVGFGWMGRVHTQAYARVPHHYPLLGLRPELVAVAEEVPGRAEEAAAQYGFASTSRDWREVADDPRVQAVSITAPNFLHRRIGVAMAEAGKHIWIEKPVGLTVADARAVADAVAAAGVQGAVGFNYRNAPAVETARRLIRDGGIGTVTHVRIRLFSDYAAHPEGALTWRYERERGGSGVLGDLASHGADLARYLLGDIASLTADTAIFVPERSRPSGATAGHSRASGGEVGPVENEDYVSCLLRFASGARGVLEACRVSVGEQNNYGFEVHGTEGAVFWDFRRMNELGVSRGTAYQDQPVSTVYVGPGDGEFGAFQPGAANAMGYDDLKVIEAYRFLRSIAEGEPYGATVTDAVRSAAVLDAMARSAESRAWVDVHEERCP from the coding sequence ATGGTGGATGCGCTCGGTGTCGCCGTCGTCGGATTCGGCTGGATGGGCCGGGTGCACACCCAGGCGTACGCCCGCGTCCCCCACCACTATCCGCTGCTCGGTCTGCGGCCGGAGCTGGTGGCCGTGGCCGAGGAGGTGCCCGGCCGGGCCGAGGAGGCCGCCGCGCAGTACGGCTTCGCCTCGACGAGCCGCGACTGGCGGGAGGTGGCCGACGATCCCCGGGTCCAGGCGGTCAGCATCACCGCCCCCAACTTCCTGCACCGGCGGATCGGTGTGGCGATGGCCGAGGCCGGCAAGCACATCTGGATCGAGAAGCCGGTCGGTCTGACCGTGGCGGACGCGCGGGCGGTGGCCGACGCGGTCGCCGCGGCGGGTGTCCAGGGCGCGGTCGGCTTCAACTACCGCAACGCGCCCGCCGTCGAGACGGCCCGCCGGCTGATCCGCGACGGTGGGATCGGCACCGTCACCCATGTCCGCATCCGTCTGTTCAGCGACTACGCGGCCCATCCCGAGGGCGCTCTGACCTGGCGGTACGAGCGGGAGCGCGGCGGCAGCGGAGTGCTGGGCGACCTGGCCTCGCACGGCGCGGACCTCGCCCGGTACCTGCTCGGCGACATCGCGTCCCTGACCGCGGACACCGCCATCTTCGTGCCGGAGCGGTCCCGGCCCAGCGGGGCCACCGCCGGTCACAGCCGCGCCTCGGGCGGCGAGGTGGGCCCGGTCGAGAACGAGGACTACGTCAGCTGCCTGCTGCGGTTCGCCTCCGGCGCGCGCGGTGTCCTGGAGGCGTGCCGGGTCTCGGTCGGCGAGCAGAACAACTACGGCTTCGAGGTGCACGGCACCGAGGGCGCGGTGTTCTGGGACTTCCGCCGGATGAACGAGCTGGGCGTGAGCCGCGGCACCGCCTACCAGGACCAGCCCGTCAGCACGGTCTACGTCGGCCCGGGCGACGGCGAGTTCGGCGCGTTCCAGCCGGGCGCGGCGAACGCCATGGGGTACGACGACCTGAAGGTGATCGAGGCCTACCGTTTCCTGCGCTCGATCGCGGAGGGCGAGCCGTACGGTGCCACCGTCACGGACGCCGTGCGCAGCGCCGCCGTCCTGGACGCGATGGCCCGGTCGGCCGAGAGCCGAGCGTGGGTGGACGTGCACGAGGAGCGGTGTCCGTAG
- a CDS encoding MFS transporter, translating into MPDALARPARTGTSVPSKPNAVVAVLALAGIVVSLMQTLVIPIVPQLPRLLDASASDAAWAVTATLLAAAIATPVVGRLGDMFGKRRMLLISIVLLVSGSVVCALADSLVPMIIGRALQGLAAAVVPLGISVMRDVLPSDRLAGSTALMSASLGVGGALGLPSAAFIADNFDWHFLFWTSAVLGAVSFLLVMTFVPESEVRTGGRFDLVGSLGLSAGLMSLLLAVSKGGDWGWTSAITVGLGVAAVLILVAWGWWELRSPQPLVDLRTTARPQVLFTNLASVALGFSMFAMSLVLPQLLQLPEQTGYGLGRSMMTVGLVLAPQGLVMMAMAPVSAAITKTRGPKLTLMIGALIVATGYGLNMVLMSEVWHLVLVSCVIGGGVGFTYGAMPALIMGAVDPSQTGAANSLNTLMRSLGTSFASAIAGVVLARMTTDFNGFPLPSENGFKTVMALGAGAALLAFAVASFVPKHRPAEPAPVTDGPVEPAEAAARA; encoded by the coding sequence ATGCCCGACGCCCTTGCCCGACCCGCCCGGACGGGGACATCCGTCCCGTCGAAGCCGAACGCCGTGGTGGCGGTGCTGGCTCTGGCCGGAATCGTCGTCTCGCTGATGCAGACGCTGGTCATCCCGATCGTTCCGCAGCTGCCGAGGCTTCTCGACGCCTCGGCGTCCGACGCCGCCTGGGCGGTCACCGCCACCCTGCTCGCCGCCGCCATCGCCACTCCGGTGGTCGGGCGGCTCGGGGACATGTTCGGCAAGCGCCGGATGCTGCTGATCAGCATCGTGCTGCTGGTGTCCGGCTCGGTGGTGTGCGCCCTGGCCGACTCGCTCGTACCGATGATCATCGGGCGGGCCCTGCAGGGTCTGGCCGCGGCCGTCGTCCCGCTGGGCATCAGCGTGATGCGTGATGTGCTGCCTTCCGATCGCCTGGCCGGCTCCACCGCCCTGATGAGCGCCTCCCTCGGTGTCGGCGGCGCTCTGGGGCTGCCGTCGGCCGCCTTCATCGCGGACAACTTCGACTGGCACTTCCTGTTCTGGACCTCCGCCGTCCTCGGTGCCGTCTCCTTCCTGCTGGTCATGACGTTCGTGCCCGAGTCCGAGGTCCGCACCGGCGGCCGCTTCGACCTGGTCGGGTCGCTCGGCCTGTCGGCCGGCCTGATGTCCCTGCTGCTGGCCGTCTCCAAGGGCGGTGACTGGGGCTGGACCAGCGCCATCACGGTCGGCCTCGGTGTCGCCGCCGTCCTGATCCTGGTGGCCTGGGGCTGGTGGGAGCTGCGCAGCCCGCAGCCGCTGGTCGACCTGCGCACCACCGCCCGCCCCCAGGTGCTGTTCACCAACCTCGCCTCGGTGGCGCTCGGTTTCTCGATGTTCGCCATGTCCCTGGTGCTGCCGCAACTGCTCCAGCTGCCCGAGCAGACCGGCTACGGCCTGGGCAGGTCCATGATGACCGTCGGCCTGGTGCTGGCCCCGCAGGGCCTGGTGATGATGGCCATGGCCCCGGTGTCCGCGGCCATCACCAAGACCAGGGGTCCGAAGCTGACGCTGATGATCGGCGCGCTGATCGTGGCCACCGGCTACGGACTCAACATGGTGCTGATGTCCGAGGTCTGGCACCTGGTCCTGGTGTCCTGCGTCATCGGCGGCGGTGTCGGCTTCACCTACGGCGCGATGCCCGCCCTGATCATGGGCGCGGTCGACCCGTCGCAGACCGGCGCGGCCAACAGCCTCAACACCCTGATGCGGTCCCTGGGCACCTCGTTCGCCAGCGCCATCGCCGGTGTCGTCCTCGCCCGGATGACCACCGACTTCAACGGCTTCCCCCTGCCCTCCGAGAACGGCTTCAAGACGGTCATGGCCCTCGGTGCGGGCGCCGCCCTGCTGGCCTTCGCGGTCGCCTCCTTCGTCCCGAAACACCGCCCCGCCGAGCCCGCCCCGGTCACGGACGGCCCCGTCGAGCCCGCGGAGGCCGCCGCCAGGGCATGA